A genomic window from Ananas comosus cultivar F153 linkage group 22, ASM154086v1, whole genome shotgun sequence includes:
- the LOC109727511 gene encoding pectinesterase, which produces MGPEVEASGPLRPEAHDRRLAWADCVRLYEDSEERIGRLVMTMATGREYDASDATTWISGAMTAHATCVEGLLLQRRNTSFLPPPPPPPPPPQQQLRDVLKKALYLHVTGTQKEMHGPSDRKPTADNAGLLAARNASMSRSDADMVVAQDGSGNYKTIGEAVDALRGWRRRRGNDRVVVYVKSGTYKENVEIDRHMKNVMFIGDGIDRTVVTGDRNVPDGYTTFSSATFGVSGDGFWARDMTFENSAGPEKHQAVALMVASDRAAFYRCSFRGYQDTLFVHSQRQFYRECHVYGTVDFVFGNAAAVLQDCDIYVRKPMPRQSNVITAQGRDDPSQNTGISIHACRVRPAGDFTAVKGSYKSYLGRPWKEFSRTVVMKTDIDGLVHPEGWARWEGEFAIGTLYYAEYMNTGDGASTEMRVKWPGFHVLQQASDAAPFSVERFIDGKLWIPESGVPFWLGV; this is translated from the exons ATGGGCCCAGAAGTAGAAGCTAGCGGGCCCCTCCGACCGGAGGCCCATGATCGGCGGCTTGCATGGGCCGACTGCGTGCGGCTGTACGAGGACAGCGAGGAGCGGATCGGACGGCTGGTGATGACGATGGCCACCGGTCGGGAGTACGACGCTTCGGATGCCACCACGTGGATAAGCGGTGCCATGACAGCGCATGCCACGTGCGTGGAGGGACTGCTGCTGCAACGGAGGAACACATCATTcttaccgccgccgccgccgccgccgccgccaccgcaaCAGCAACTTCGAGATGTTCTCAAAAAGGCGCTTTACTTGCACGTCACAGGGACCCAAAAGGAAATGCACG GACCGTCCGATCGGAAACCAACGGCCGATAACGCAGGACTACTCGCGGCACGAAATGCATCCATGAGTAGAAGTGATGCAGATATGGTTGTTGCTCAGGATGGTTCAGGGAACTACAAAACTATCGGTGAAGCCGTCGACGCGCTTCGCGGGTGGCGTCGACGGAGAGGCAACGACCGAGTAGTGGTCTATGTGAAGTCCGGAACGTACAAGGAGAATGTCGAGATCGATCGGCACATGAAGAACGTGATGTTCATCGGAGACGGCATCGACAGGACAGTCGTCACCGGCGACCGCAACGTGCCTGATGGTTACACTACCTTCAGCTCGGCCACATTTG GCGTTTCCGGCGATGGATTCTGGGCAAGGGACATGACATTCGAGAACAGCGCTGGACCAGAAAAGCACCAGGCAGTGGCCCTAATGGTCGCCTCCGACCGCGCCGCGTTCTACCGGTGCAGCTTCCGCGGATACCAAGACACGCTCTTCGTCCACTCGCAGCGCCAGTTCTACCGCGAATGCCATGTCTACGGCACGGTCGACTTCGTATTCGGCAATGCCGCGGCGGTCCTGCAGGACTGCGACATCTATGTGAGGAAACCAATGCCCCGCCAGTCGAACGTGATCACCGCGCAGGGCAGAGACGACCCAAGCCAGAACACCGGCATATCGATCCACGCGTGCCGCGTGAGGCCCGCGGGGGACTTCACGGCAGTGAAGGGGTCGTATAAAAGTTATTTAGGGCGGCCGTGGAAGGAGTTCTCGCGGACGGTGGTCATGAAGACGGATATCGACGGTCTGGTGCACCCGGAAGGGTGGGCGAGGTGGGAGGGGGAGTTTGCGATCGGCACGCTGTACTACGCAGAGTACATGAACACCGGAGACGGCGCGTCGACGGAGATGAGAGTGAAGTGGCCTGGGTTTCATGTGCTGCAGCAGGCAAGTGATGCAGCCCCATTCAGTGTGGAGAGGTTCATAGATGGCAAGTTGTGGATCCCTGAATCTGGTGTGCCCTTCTGGCTTGGAGTATAG
- the LOC109726949 gene encoding NADH dehydrogenase (ubiquinone) complex I, assembly factor 6 has product MNGASTVNNTLRAAFSYCVQQVRSYDYHHYLCLLHLPPAVRRAAFALRALNVETARAMDVASDPKIGLMRLLWWQEAIDKIYSRKLIEHPVAQALSSVVSDHKISKHWLRRSLDARINDANRDEYSIPEKISDLEKYAEDTQSTLLYMTLQAGGIASTAADHAASHIGKASGLLLLLKSLPHHVSRSGKVPYIPADVAEKHGLLIRSGSGSEVRMESGEDLSDVVFEVASAAGAHLQKARELAGTVPAEAVPALLPAVPAQVLLDSLRRRQFNVFDSRSSRGVLGISPLWYQLKLKWHVLMNKY; this is encoded by the coding sequence ATGAATGGCGCTTCGACTGTCAACAATACCTTACGGGCCGCGTTCTCGTACTGCGTGCAGCAAGTCCGCAGCTACGACTACCACCACTACCTCTGCCTCCTCCACCTCCCGCCGGCTGTGCGCAGGGCTGCTTTCGCCCTCCGCGCGCTCAATGTCGAGACCGCCCGCGCCATGGACGTCGCCTCCGACCCAAAGATCGGCCTCATGCGTCTCCTCTGGTGGCAAGAAGCCATCGACAAGATCTACTCCAGGAAGCTGATAGAGCACCCAGTGGCACAAGCCCTTTCCTCGGTTGTCTCCGACCACAAGATCAGCAAGCACTGGCTCAGAAGGTCATTGGATGCTCGAATAAACGACGCAAaccgagacgagtactccattCCCGAAAAAATTAGTGATCTTGAGAAGTATGCAGAAGATACCCAGTCAACTTTATTATACATGACTCTTCAAGCTGGTGGGATCGCATCTACGGCCGCAGACCACGCGGCCTCACATATTGGGAAAGCAAGCGGGCTCCTGTTGCTGCTTAAATCTCTGCCTCACCACGTAAGTCGCTCGGGAAAGGTTCCGTACATCCCCGCCGATGTGGCGGAGAAACACGGGTTATTGATAAGATCGGGCAGTGGATCGGAGGTCAGGATGGAATCGGGTGAGGATTTGTCGGATGTAGTTTTCGAGGTGGCATCGGCCGCCGGCGCTCACCTCCAGAAGGCGCGGGAATTGGCTGGAACGGTTCCGGCCGAGGCCGTGCCTGCGCTTCTCCCGGCCGTGCCTGCGCAGGTCCTCTTGGATTCGTTGAGGCGGCGGCAGTTCAATGTTTTCGATTCTCGGTCGTCGCGAGGGGTTCTGGGGATATCTCCTCTTTGGTATCAGTTGAAGTTGAAGTGGCATGTCTTGATGAACAAATATTGA